A window of the Cicer arietinum cultivar CDC Frontier isolate Library 1 chromosome 6, Cicar.CDCFrontier_v2.0, whole genome shotgun sequence genome harbors these coding sequences:
- the LOC101500873 gene encoding LOW QUALITY PROTEIN: abscisic acid 8'-hydroxylase 4-like (The sequence of the model RefSeq protein was modified relative to this genomic sequence to represent the inferred CDS: inserted 2 bases in 1 codon), with amino-acid sequence MDIIVIFLFLFLIFLSTLLSFPFLNKHSYNLHKPKLPPGSMGWPYIGQTLQLYSQHPNIFFASKQKRYGEIFKTHILGCPCVMLASPEAARFVLVTHSQLFKPTYPKSKEKLIGSSALFFHQGDYHSRIRKLVQTSLSPESIKKLIPLIQSHVISSLESWATIGHVINSFHEMKKFSFNIGILSVFGNLEGNYREQLKENYCIVEKGYNSXXXXXAYSKALLARQRIQEIISEIICKRKEQRLIEKDLLGQLLKYKDEKGQTLTDEEIADNVIGVLFAAQDTTASVLTWILKYLHDDQKLLEAIKAEQMAVYEINDKGKMPLTWGQTKNMPLTHRVIMESLRMASIISFTFREAVVDVVYKGYLIPKGWKVMPLFRNIHHNPEFYPAPHNFDPSRFEVAPKPNTFMPFGNGVHSCPGNELAKLNMLILIHHLVTKFRWEVVGYQSGIQYSPFPIPLQGLPTRFWRIE; translated from the exons ATGGACATTATTGTTATCTTCCTCTTTCTCTTCCTTATCTTTCTCTCAACTCTTCTTTCCTTTCCATTCTTAAACAAACACTCTTATAACTTACACAAGCCTAAGCTTCCCCCAGGTTCAATGGGTTGGCCTTATATTGGACAAACACTCCAACTTTATTCTCAACACCCTAACATCTTCTTTGCTTCTAAACAGAAAAG ATATGgagaaatatttaaaacacatatACTTGGATGCCCATGCGTGATGTTAGCAAGTCCAGAGGCTGCAAGATTTGTGTTGGTGACTCATTCTCAGTTGTTTAAGCCTACATATCCCAAAAGCAAAGAGAAGCTTATTGGTTCTTCTGCATTATTCTTTCATCAAGGAGATTACCACTCTCGCATTAGGAAACTTGTTCAAACATCTCTTTCCCCTGAATCTATCAAGAAGTTAATCCCTCTTATTCAATCCCATGTCATTTCCTCCTTGGAATCATGGGCCACTATTGGACATGTCATCAACTCTTTCCATGAAATGAAAAAG TTCTCTTTTAATATCGGTATCCTCTCTGTCTTTGGTAATTTGGAAGGCAATTATAGAGAACAGCTTAAGGAGAATTATTGCATAGTAGAGAAAGGATACAACTC TNNNNNNNNNNCTGCATACTCAAAAGCTCTTTTG GCGAGGCAAAGGATCCAAGAGATTATAAGTGAGATAATTTGCAAGAGAAAGGAGCAGAGATTGATTGAGAAGGATCTATTAGGCCAGTTGCTAAAGTACAAGGATGAAAAAGGACAAACGCTAACAGATGAGGAAATCGCTGATAATGTAATTGGAGTACTATTTGCAGCTCAAGATACTACTGCAAGTGTTCTGACTTGGATTCTCAAGTATCTTCATGACGATCAGAAACTTCTTGAAGCAATAAAA GCAGAACAAATGGCAGTATATGAAATCAACGATAAAGGAAAGATGCCATTGACATGGGGCCAGACTAAAAATATGCCACTTACTCATAGG GTAATAATGGAAAGCTTGCGGATGGCAAGCATCATATCATTTACCTTTAGGGAAGCTGTGGTTGATGTAGTATACAAGG GATATTTAATACCAAAGGGTTGGAAAGTGATGCCACTGTTCAGAAACATCCATCATAATCCAGAATTCTACCCTGCTCCACACAATTTTGACCCATCAAGGTTTGAG GTTGCTCCAAAGCCCAATACTTTTATGCCATTTGGCAATGGAGTGCACTCTTGTCCAGGAAATGAGCTTGCCAAATTGAACATGTTGATTTTAATTCACCATCTAGTAACCAAATTTAG GTGGGAGGTAGTGGGATATCAAAGTGGAATCCAATATAGCCCATTCCCAATTCCTCTTCAAGGTCTACCCACAAGATTTTGGAGAATCGAATAG